The following nucleotide sequence is from uncultured Draconibacterium sp..
AAGCACTTTGAAATATTCCCCCCATAAAAAAAGAGTCAGATATAAATCTAACTCTTTTTTTTGTACTCCGGACGGGATTCGAATATTTTCAATAACTAACTCAATTAGTGGCAATTAAAATCTCAAATGATTATAGGTCTCGATTAAGTCTCTCTTCGAAATATCCCATAATGTTTCTCCTAAGTTAGGAATTTTTTGAATAAAGTTTAAATAAAAATATTGAAATTACAATTAAATAAATAAGCTTTAGAATACTCGAGTTCAACATTGTATAAATTTTTAATACTTCGGAAAAAGATTTGGAGGCTTCATAAGGAATATAAATAGAAATTCATGGAAAGAGAAGCTGATTTACTTCTCTTCTTTGTGGTAACTGGTACCACCAGTTTAGGATCTGAATCCTGATGATCCAGAATATAATCAACAGCTTTCTGAGCCAAACTAGAAGTCAATACTAATTTTTTCTTTTGTAAGTAACTGTCATACCCTGAGAGTAAATTCGTTGAAAATCATTTTTTATTATCCCATTGGTTTCTACTTCCTCATAATAGATAATACGTTTTAACTGTTAAGACTTTAATTCGCAGAATTAATCAAGCTTATAATCGCCAGATTAAAAGTCCCTGCCGGACAGGCACAAGCGATTTTGTGAAACAAAATCACATCTTGCCAACCCCTCCCCCACCAGCTATAGCAAGGACTTCAGGCTTCTGAGAATAAAAAAGAATCGGCTTTACCCGTTCCTATTTCAAAATTCTGGCATAGCCATTTTATATTTGGATTTGTAAAGACTGCAACTATCATAACAACCATTAAAAAAAGGCTGATTTAATTTTATTTGATCAAATAAAATATTCCTCTAAAGAAGAGAAAAAAGAAAAAAAAGAGAAGAAAGCCCTGGAAACCGCCATCCGGGGATAAACGGCAAGGCTGGCCCGCCTCTTTCAACTATAAATTCAAATTTTAAACCCTTAAAGCGGGTCATTTATTTAGCCTTGCGGTTTATTGGGCGTTGGCTTTGGCGGAGGATGGTGATCTTTGGGCGTCTTTTTTTGTTTTCAATCTTATTAAAACAATTAACTGTTTTAGTTAATTTCGTTATTAGGATTTCGAATGGTCTTTTTCGGTGTTAACTATATATTGTACTCTTGATTTCTTGCTTTATATTTTTCCATATTTTCTGGAGAGCGTCTTTATTACTGTTTATTATGTTTGTAATGTTTATATCCTTATATACCGTCGCAGTTCCAGTATCACTTCTTGTCTCACTTCTTGTCGTAGTTCCTGTATTTGTTCTTGTCGCAGTTCCGGTATCAAAAGTGATACAGGAAACTTTCCTATCGGTATACAGTTTTCCCGAGAAGGTATAATCAATATATCCCCAGTCGCGAAGCGGTCTGATACATTTTTAATAGATGAAAGTTGAACCAATATGGGCCTAAATGTCTGCAAGCTTTCAACACTGCATATCTTTCAGTTTTGTCGGGGATTTCATCAAAAGCTATTTGTTCTAATTCAGAACTCGCCTCTCCTACTCAGCTGTGTAAAAAAATGAAGAAGCGTATGAACATTGCTCGCAAGTCGAAAAAGATCCATAAATGGCTTTTGAAAAGGATTTTCTTCGCTTTATGCTTAGTGATGGTATCAATTCGTATTCCTCTCTAATAAAAAGAACGAGAATAGAATCTCATTCAAAATTGAATGGATTCAAATGACTTCGTATGCCAGTGAACTGCCAACTTGTCTGTTTACAGGAGTAGAACTTCGTGATGATGGAGAAGTGAAGCTGGTAGGAATTTGAAAGCGGGGAGCTTATCAATCGTTCAGTTATGACCGTTAAGCAGGATATTGGCCTATTAAAACCAAATATTATCCGTTATTGGTTTGGCCACCTGAAATATTGTCTGAAAAAATACAACCTTGACCCAAAGGATGTAGATTATGTTATCCCTCATGTCTCATCAATGTTCTTTTACGGGAAGCTTGCTGAGGGAATTGAAGCAAGAGGATTGGTCCTGGGGACACACAAGTGGTTCACCAATCTTACTGAAATTGGAAATATCGCGTCTGCTTCCATTTTTGCTGCGTTGGATGAACTTTGCAAAACAGAAATGCTAAAAACAGATGATAAGATTTTATTACTGGTACCTGAAAGTGGACGTTTTTCTTATGGAACTGTTTTGTTGACTGTAAAATAGACAATTAACTCTTTTTGCAAAACATCAAATTAGCTACATTTAAAGCTGACTTTGGTCCCAAATTGCGTTTCTGCATTTCTCTTCTGTTCCATTATTTTTTACTTGTGGACAAAGAAAAATACAGTTCAGATACTTTTTGTGATTTTTTTTTGTTTCAGGATTCCGTTTGAAAGGATGAAATTTTGAAAAGTTTGGTTTTATCTTCCTTCAGTTACCACATTTAACATTGGTCCACTAAACTATCCCTAGGAGAAAAAAGCACCCTTTCGTTGGTTGGGTGCTTTTATATTATTGTTTTATTATAACCGCCCGGGTAGATTATGGAAAATGTAATTGCTTACTGAATGGCCTTAATATATTCAACTACAGCCGTATGTCCATTTGAACTGGCAAAGTCCAATGAAGATTCTCCATCGACATCGACCATATTAAGATCGGCACCATAGCTAACAAGTGTTTTTAAAACTTCGAGCTGTCCTTCTGCTGCCGCCATCATAGCAGCGGTCCAATTTTCTTCTTTTTCTATCAAATTAGGCTTTGCTCCAGCCTCTAATAAGGTTATAACGGTATTTACAAACGGGCCGGTAGAAGCATACATTAATGCTGTCCGATCAATCTCATCTATTGAATTTACATTCGCTCCCTTATTAATCAGAAGTTTTACAATCTCTGTATGTCCATTATATGCAGCTAACATCAATACAGTTCTTTTATTTTCATCAACGATGTTGGGCTC
It contains:
- a CDS encoding 3-oxoacyl-[acyl-carrier-protein] synthase III C-terminal domain-containing protein — translated: MTVKQDIGLLKPNIIRYWFGHLKYCLKKYNLDPKDVDYVIPHVSSMFFYGKLAEGIEARGLVLGTHKWFTNLTEIGNIASASIFAALDELCKTEMLKTDDKILLLVPESGRFSYGTVLLTVK
- a CDS encoding ankyrin repeat domain-containing protein, whose translation is MNKLRLIAVMLILSISILSCGTKAGNESKKGESNNESTSYENEKTDFDTSLIFQASLEGNIQIVQDALEEGFEPNIVDENKRTVLMLAAYNGHTEIVKLLINKGANVNSIDEIDRTALMYASTGPFVNTVITLLEAGAKPNLIEKEENWTAAMMAAAEGQLEVLKTLVSYGADLNMVDVDGESSLDFASSNGHTAVVEYIKAIQ